A genomic segment from Aegilops tauschii subsp. strangulata cultivar AL8/78 chromosome 1, Aet v6.0, whole genome shotgun sequence encodes:
- the LOC109765540 gene encoding NAD(P)H-quinone oxidoreductase subunit S, chloroplastic, protein MAPAPTTPSFLHPPPLHPHRIRLPAPPPSASFRLSEILGGRGLCNGEVGIRKELSSPTPPSPPPSTPSGDSSPGSAKSDPPAVYPDAFEKEMMGLTGGFPGGEVGLKDFVAKNPPPPPKRTQTDGKASSAVVPAGRPRPPELPLFLPGMVVLVKNPNNAYHMYCGIVQRVTDGKVGVLFEGGNWDRLITFGVDELEGREKGPPMVNPKSVVLEALVEAMDEDEVAEKKKEEEGTAAIKA, encoded by the coding sequence ATGGCGCCCGCGcccaccactccctccttcctccacCCCCCGCCGCTGCACCCCCACCGCATCCGCCTCCCCGCCCCTCCTCCCTCCGCGTCCTTCCGCCTATCCGAAATCCTCGGCGGCCGCGGCCTCTGCAATGGTGAGGTCGGCATCCGCAAGGAGCTCTCGTCGCCCACCCCGCCCTCACCTCCTCCATCCACGCCCTCGGGAGACTCCTCACCAGGAAGCGCTAAGTCGGACCCTCCGGCGGTGTACCCGGACGCGTTCGAGAAGGAGATGATGGGCCTCACGGGCGGCTTCCCCGGGGGCGAGGTCGGGCTCAAGGACTTCGTCGCCAAGAACCCGCCTCCTCCCCCCAAGAGAACCCAGACGGACGGGAAAGCATCCTCCGCCGTGGTTCCGGCggggaggccgaggccgccgGAGTTGCCGCTGTTCCTCCCCGGCATGGTGGTGCTCGTCAAGAACCCCAACAACGCGTACCACATGTACTGCGGCATCGTGCAGCGCGTCACCGATGGAAAGGTCGGGGTGCTGTTCGAGGGCGGGAACTGGGATAGGCTCATCACCTTCGGCGTAGACGAGCTCGAAGGCCGGGAGAAGGGCCCGCCCATGGTGAACCCCAAGTCGGTCGTGCTCGAGGCGCTCGTCGAGGCCATGGACGAGGACGAGGTGgccgagaagaagaaggaagaggaaggcacGGCCGCCATAAAGGCTTGA
- the LOC109765538 gene encoding uncharacterized protein produces MDDKSNVKKEIDGSLAPRPRKGGLKFAPKKPPKKPAKVVPKAEPVEESKDEIIDKELLMKLKTSQSTDPFGRRPKVEKKEINTQVAFGQGNSSYARSFPTRKYSAAPKAPKEYVDPWDYTHSDYPITLPLRRPYSGDPEILDEEEFGENSASRAQDGELTAAEELGLMDWSDTPQLLFFQLPASLPLPKQMESVEEPNTGSEENVEPATSSKVARGQTLPGSKIKDLPGGLMGKILVYKSGKVKMKIGDALFDVSPGSNCMFVQEAVAVNTRENHCCTLGEVSKRAVITPDVSYLLGSTDKMEE; encoded by the exons ATGGACGACAAGAGTAACGTGAAGAAGGAAATAGATGGCTCCCTTGCGCCCCGTCCTCGCAAG GGAGGACTTAAATTCGCACCCAAAAAGCCTCCAAAGAAACCTGCAAAGGTTGTCCCAAAAGC GGAGCCTGTTGAGGAGAGCAAGGATGAAATCATTGATAAGGAATTGTTGATGAAACTGAAGACATCACAG AGCACTGATCCCTTTGGAAGAAGACCTAAGGTTGAGAAAAAAG AAATCAATACACAGGTTGCATTTGGGCAAGGGAACTCTTCGTACGCAAGATCTTTTCCTACGCGGAAGTATTCGGCAG CGCCAAAAGCACCAAAAGAATATGTGGATCCATGG GATTATACCCATAGCGACTATCCTATAACTCTCCCACTTAGGAGGCCCTACTCTGGAGATCCTG AGATTCTTGATGAAGAGGAGTTTGGAGAGAATTCGGCCAGCAGAGCTCAGGATGGCGAATTAACTGCAGCAGAAGAACTTGGATTAATG GATTGGTCCGACACACCACAGTTACTCTTCTTCCAGTTACCTGCGTCTCTTCCTTTACCAAAGCAAATGGAATCTGTTGAAGAACCAAATACTGGCTCTGAGGAGAATGTTGAACCTGCCACAAGCTCTAAAGTGGCACGTGGGCAGACACTCCCTGGCTCTAAGATCAAAGATCTGCCAGGAGGTCTCATGGGGAAGATACTCGTTTATAAAAGCGGTAAAGTGAAGATGAAGATAGGAGATGCACTGTTTGAT GTATCTCCCGGTTCAAATTGCATGTTTGTCCAGGAGGCTGTGGCGGTTAACACCAGAGAAAATCATTGCTGCACCCTGGGAGAGGTCAGTAAGCGCGCGGTTATTACCCCGGATGTTAGCTATCTGCTGGGCTCTACTGACAAGATGGAAGAATAA
- the LOC109765539 gene encoding nifU-like protein 4, mitochondrial, with the protein MAMARRRALALVSQLLQRRVLPAPRFLSSAAGGALDRLNSPPFARPAAPRNPAPPSPWDRLGGQKRTMFIQTQSTPNPQSLMFHPGKPVMEVGSSDFPNARTAMTSPLAKALFAIEGVTRVFFGSDFVTVTKSDETSWDYLKPEVFAAIMDFYSSGQPLFLDSNTAAAMDTAIHEDDSEIVAMIKELLETRIRPAVQDDGGDIEYRGFEPETGIVKLKMQGACSGCPSSSVTLKSGIENMLMHYVPEVKGVEQEFDGDEEAELAGQME; encoded by the exons ATGGCGATGGCGAGGAGGAGGGCCCTCGCGCTCGTGTCCCAGCTCCTCCAGAGGCGGGTTCTCCCCGCGCCGCGCTTCCTCTCGTCGGCGGCCGGCGGCGCTCTAGACCGCCTCAATTCGCCGCCCTTCGCGCGCCCGGCCGCGCCCAGGAATCCCGCACCCCCTTCCCCATGGGATCGGCTCGGAG GGCAGAAGAGGACCATGTTCATCCAGACGCAGTCGACCCCCAACCCGCAGTCGCTCATGTTCCATCCTGGAAAGCCAGTTATGGAAGTTGGGAGCTCTGATTTCCCTAATGCTCGGACTGCCATGACATCTCCTTTGGCGAAGGCGCTGTTTGCGATAGAAG GAGTTACAAGAGTATTCTTTGGATCTGATTTTGTAACTGTGACAAAATCTGATGAGACTTCATGGGATTATCTTAAGCCTGAGGTCTTTGCTGCGATAATGGATTTCTACTCATCTGGACAGCCACTTTTCCTGGACTCAAATACTGCAGCTGCTATGGACACAGCAATTCACGAG GATGATTCAGAAATAGTTGCTATGATAAAAGAACTATTGGAGACCCGCATTCGTCCGGCTGTTCAAGATGATGGCGGTGACATTGAATACCGAGGATTTGAGCC AGAAACAGGGATAGTGAAGCTAAAAATGCAAGGTGCCTGCAGTGGCTGCCCTAGTTCATCAGTCACGTTGAAATCTGGCATAGAGAACATGCTCATGCACTATGTGCCCGAG GTGAAAGGAGTGGAGCAGGAGTTTGATGGCGATGAGGAAGCTGAACTGGCTGGCCAGATGGAATGA
- the LOC109765537 gene encoding uncharacterized protein, with protein sequence MDSSHHKVIGVAPAAAEGGRMCCVECRTTTTPMWRSGPTGPRTLCNACGIRYRKKRRQELGLDNKPQNQQLNQQQQHQQQQQQQQQQREDHGEATSAVKDSSSSSNNKSSNLQVVKKKRTVSMGVEEAAFLLMALSSSSTPPLLHG encoded by the exons ATGGATTCGTCTCACCACAAG GTGATCGGGGtcgctccggcggcggcggagggagggaGGATGTGCTGCGTCGAATgccgcaccaccaccacccccaTGTGGCGCAGCGGGCCGACGGGGCCGAGG ACGCTTTGCAATGCGTGCGGTATCCGATACAGGAAGAAGAGGAGGCAGGAGCTAGGTCTCGACAACAAGCCGCAGAACCAGCAGCTaaaccaacaacaacaacaccaacaacagcagcagcagcagcaacaacaacgaGAAGATCACGGAGAGGCAACAAGTGCAGTAAAAgacagcagcagcagtagcaacaACAAAAGCAGTAACCTCCAAGTGGTGAAGAAGAAAAGGACGGTCTCAATGGGGGTGGAGGAGGCTGCATTCTTGCTCATGGCCTTGTCCTCCTCATCTACACCCCCACTACTACATGGCTGA